The following proteins are encoded in a genomic region of Shinella zoogloeoides:
- a CDS encoding FadR/GntR family transcriptional regulator: MAERSKRQAQRPLSRRPRVRHNVTAAIGTDICGGRFPPGAVLPRESDLCETYGVSRTVIRESLKVLETKGLVRGRPRVGTIVCDRSEWNVLDAQILEWMGPDVLSAELLGSILEARRTVEPAAAFLAASRATAQEIADLERACDEMRDTEGDLEAFTAADARFHETLLKASHNKVFHQLSSIIHAALSYALHASNRAAARRDEALDVHRELVDALRLRDAARAESCSRNILDLAARDLSGLMTKAGES, from the coding sequence GTGGCGGAGAGATCGAAGAGGCAGGCCCAGCGGCCGCTGTCGCGCCGCCCGCGCGTGCGCCATAACGTGACGGCCGCCATCGGCACGGATATCTGCGGCGGGCGCTTTCCGCCGGGGGCGGTGTTGCCGCGCGAGAGCGATCTCTGCGAGACCTACGGCGTCAGCCGCACCGTCATCCGTGAATCCCTGAAAGTGCTGGAAACCAAGGGCCTCGTGCGCGGCCGCCCGCGCGTCGGCACGATCGTCTGCGACCGCTCGGAATGGAATGTCCTCGATGCGCAGATCCTCGAATGGATGGGGCCGGACGTGCTTTCGGCCGAACTGCTCGGCTCGATCCTCGAAGCGCGCCGCACCGTAGAGCCGGCCGCCGCCTTCCTCGCCGCCTCGCGCGCCACGGCGCAGGAGATCGCGGACCTCGAACGGGCCTGCGACGAGATGCGTGACACCGAGGGCGATCTCGAAGCCTTCACCGCCGCCGATGCCCGATTCCACGAGACGCTGCTGAAGGCGAGCCACAACAAGGTCTTCCACCAGCTCTCCTCCATCATCCACGCCGCGCTCTCCTATGCGTTGCACGCCTCCAACCGGGCGGCGGCGCGGCGGGACGAGGCGCTCGACGTGCACCGGGAACTGGTCGACGCGCTGCGCCTGCGCGATGCGGCGCGGGCGGAAAGCTGCTCGCGCAACATTCTCGATCTCGCCGCGCGCGACCTTTCCGGCCTGATGACCAAGGCCGGCGAGAGCTGA
- the dgoD gene encoding galactonate dehydratase, translated as MKITKLTTYIVPPRWLFLKIETDEGIVGWGEPVVEGRALTVEAAVQELSDYLIGKDPLLIEDHWQVMYRGGFYRGGAVHMSALAGIDQALWDIKGKAYGQPIHALLGGQVRDRIKVYSWIGGDRPSDVANNAREVVARGFKAIKLNGCEEMQIVDTWEKVEKAVETIAIIREAIGPHIGIGVDFHGRVHRPMAKVLAKELQPYNLMFIEEPVLSENREALKEIANHCSTPIALGERLFSRWDFKSVLSDGYVDILQPDLSHAGGITECRKIAAMAEAYDVALAPHCPLGPIALAACLQVDAVSYNAFIQEQSLGIHYNEGNDILDYISNKEVFHYADGFVSIPQGPGLGVEVDEAYVIERAKEGHRWRNPIWRHEDGSVAEW; from the coding sequence ATGAAGATCACGAAGCTGACGACCTATATCGTGCCGCCGCGGTGGCTTTTCCTGAAGATCGAGACGGACGAGGGCATCGTCGGCTGGGGCGAGCCGGTGGTGGAGGGCCGCGCGCTGACGGTGGAAGCGGCGGTGCAGGAGCTTTCCGATTATCTGATCGGCAAGGACCCGCTGCTGATCGAGGATCACTGGCAGGTCATGTATCGCGGCGGCTTCTACCGTGGCGGCGCCGTGCACATGTCGGCGCTCGCCGGCATCGACCAGGCGCTCTGGGACATCAAGGGCAAGGCCTATGGCCAGCCGATCCATGCCCTGCTCGGCGGCCAGGTGCGCGACCGGATCAAGGTCTATAGCTGGATCGGCGGCGACCGTCCCTCCGACGTCGCCAACAATGCCCGCGAGGTCGTCGCCCGCGGCTTCAAGGCGATCAAGCTCAACGGCTGCGAGGAGATGCAGATCGTCGACACCTGGGAGAAGGTGGAGAAGGCGGTGGAGACCATCGCCATCATCCGCGAGGCCATCGGTCCGCATATCGGCATCGGCGTCGATTTCCACGGCCGCGTGCACCGGCCGATGGCAAAGGTCCTGGCGAAGGAGCTCCAGCCCTACAACCTGATGTTCATCGAGGAGCCGGTGCTGTCGGAGAACCGCGAGGCGCTGAAGGAGATCGCCAACCATTGCTCGACGCCCATCGCGCTCGGGGAGCGGCTGTTCTCGCGCTGGGACTTCAAGTCGGTCCTCTCGGACGGCTATGTCGATATCCTCCAGCCGGACCTTTCGCATGCCGGCGGCATCACGGAATGCCGCAAGATCGCGGCGATGGCGGAAGCCTATGACGTGGCGCTCGCGCCGCATTGCCCGCTGGGCCCGATCGCGCTGGCCGCCTGCCTGCAGGTGGACGCCGTCTCCTACAATGCCTTCATCCAGGAGCAGAGCCTCGGCATCCACTACAACGAGGGTAACGACATCCTCGACTATATCTCCAACAAGGAGGTGTTCCACTATGCGGACGGCTTCGTGTCGATCCCGCAGGGGCCGGGCCTCGGCGTGGAGGTGGACGAGGCCTATGTCATCGAGCGGGCCAAGGAAGGCCATCGCTGGCGCAACCCGATCTGGCGCCACGAGGACGGTAGCGTCGCCGAATGGTGA